Proteins from a genomic interval of Croceicoccus naphthovorans:
- a CDS encoding potassium channel family protein, translating into MITEAFVGLLGAFAGVAITIYMHFFGLRWLAHSVQLREPAVRHPLLVVLFVIFALHTLEVLVFAAILVLIEVTGFGDLQGLTTGGAGWLVDHFYFSIASYTTLGLGDIVPHGAIRMVTGVEALTGLVLVTWSASFTYLMMERLWMDRLPTITETEIESELDAEKR; encoded by the coding sequence GTGATTACCGAGGCCTTCGTCGGACTGCTGGGCGCATTCGCCGGGGTTGCGATCACGATTTACATGCACTTTTTCGGGCTGCGCTGGCTGGCGCATTCGGTGCAGTTGCGCGAACCCGCTGTGCGCCACCCACTGCTCGTCGTATTGTTTGTAATCTTTGCCCTCCACACGCTTGAGGTCCTGGTCTTCGCGGCCATCCTCGTTTTGATCGAGGTCACGGGTTTCGGCGACCTGCAAGGCCTGACCACCGGCGGGGCGGGATGGCTGGTCGACCATTTCTACTTCTCGATCGCATCTTACACCACGCTTGGCCTGGGCGACATCGTGCCGCATGGCGCCATCCGCATGGTCACGGGGGTGGAGGCGCTGACCGGGCTGGTACTGGTGACGTGGAGCGCGTCCTTCACCTATTTGATGATGGAGCGGCTGTGGATGGACCGCCTGCCGACCATTACAGAGACCGAAATCGAATCCGAACTGGACGCAGAGAAGCGCTAG
- a CDS encoding serine/threonine-protein kinase — MSKAYSTKALPSGTILREWRLEEVLGVGGFGIVYKGRGIYFDELVAIKEYFPSSISERDEDDTVVPVDSNAEEVHALGLKKFVEEAKLLWNLSTPTRHPNIVSVRSLFEIHGTAYMVMDFEDGTPLSRLLKSGTKFNQAALSKIILPIAEGLDRAHRVGVLHRDIKPPNIMVGDDDRAVLIDFGSARFESGEATSTKVTFHTPPYAPIEQYVRTYEQGPWTDIYALGVVLYECVSGEKPPEVLERLHGGAGKPLVEGNWPGFSRTFLKAIDAAMTIRPQDRPQSIAQWLDMFEADDIRTESTPFEPDEDDEDATRIAVFDTGSDTIKPVAPIAKGFGGGALSTGVPDKPDEAKFVGRPKPNEAEKVPVQPAVAAEKAETPKDEPAAKSDDVAPASAETPTAKKADTPPPADKALAKEPTKKAKEADNKAKDDKKEGIAKPAIAVVIVGAILAFAGWQIFGGKSGDGPVPSAPTPMISAPADASEFPAMFTALAEEAANAGMGDDLTEMLTADAETVDSEQAAVARLREFASAARSAGEARTRTVARDLPWADVSRSNSARGESPQRRKAADDLKAGFAGLRDKADAVEQAQGLEATLVAVREEIAAYSTLRTLAAATYRAKGTDSATQAAEATPDSSTPTATETATIAASTPAATSDAGVSAATRREFDRNVDSARDIARQIDRLASSRKPGSNASDEEKEGYRIRQASADAAKQYTSYLDTLEASMRGTSTEAEARNSVVKASQTKSYLQALLNRARAAQ, encoded by the coding sequence ATGAGCAAGGCTTACAGTACCAAGGCGTTACCATCTGGCACGATATTGCGCGAATGGCGGCTGGAAGAAGTACTGGGCGTCGGCGGTTTTGGCATCGTCTATAAAGGCCGCGGCATTTATTTTGACGAACTTGTTGCAATCAAGGAATATTTCCCCAGCTCAATCAGCGAGCGGGACGAGGACGATACCGTCGTTCCGGTCGATTCCAATGCCGAGGAAGTTCACGCCCTTGGCCTGAAGAAATTCGTCGAAGAGGCGAAGTTGCTGTGGAACCTATCCACGCCGACGCGCCATCCCAACATCGTCTCGGTGCGTTCGCTGTTCGAAATTCACGGCACGGCCTACATGGTCATGGACTTCGAGGACGGGACGCCGCTGTCGCGCCTTTTGAAAAGCGGGACGAAGTTCAATCAGGCCGCCCTGTCCAAGATCATCCTGCCGATTGCCGAAGGGCTGGACCGCGCGCACCGCGTCGGCGTGCTCCACCGCGATATCAAACCGCCGAACATCATGGTGGGCGACGATGACAGGGCTGTGCTGATCGACTTCGGCTCCGCCCGCTTCGAATCCGGCGAAGCGACCAGCACCAAGGTCACGTTCCACACCCCGCCCTACGCCCCGATCGAGCAATATGTCCGCACGTACGAACAAGGGCCGTGGACCGACATCTACGCGCTGGGCGTTGTGCTGTACGAATGCGTATCGGGCGAGAAGCCGCCGGAAGTGCTGGAGCGTTTGCACGGCGGTGCGGGGAAGCCGTTGGTCGAAGGCAACTGGCCTGGGTTCAGCCGCACATTCCTGAAGGCGATCGACGCGGCGATGACGATCCGCCCGCAGGATCGCCCACAGTCCATCGCACAATGGCTCGATATGTTCGAGGCCGACGATATCCGAACCGAGAGCACCCCTTTCGAGCCCGACGAAGACGACGAAGATGCGACCCGCATCGCGGTTTTCGACACCGGTTCCGATACCATCAAGCCCGTCGCGCCCATCGCCAAGGGATTTGGCGGCGGCGCGCTAAGCACCGGCGTGCCGGACAAGCCAGACGAGGCGAAATTCGTCGGACGACCGAAGCCGAACGAGGCGGAGAAGGTCCCGGTCCAGCCTGCCGTGGCAGCGGAAAAGGCCGAGACGCCGAAGGACGAGCCCGCAGCCAAGTCGGACGATGTGGCCCCAGCGTCGGCCGAGACGCCAACCGCTAAAAAGGCGGACACCCCGCCTCCGGCTGACAAGGCTCTGGCCAAGGAGCCCACGAAGAAAGCGAAGGAAGCCGACAACAAGGCCAAGGATGACAAGAAGGAGGGCATCGCCAAGCCCGCCATCGCGGTCGTTATCGTCGGCGCTATTCTCGCTTTCGCCGGATGGCAAATCTTTGGCGGCAAAAGCGGCGACGGCCCCGTTCCGTCTGCGCCGACACCCATGATTTCGGCACCCGCCGACGCGTCCGAATTCCCCGCGATGTTCACGGCCCTTGCCGAAGAAGCGGCCAATGCGGGCATGGGCGACGATCTGACCGAAATGCTGACCGCCGACGCGGAAACGGTCGATTCCGAACAAGCCGCCGTCGCCCGGCTGCGGGAATTCGCCTCCGCCGCCCGATCCGCCGGGGAAGCGCGAACAAGGACCGTGGCACGCGACCTGCCGTGGGCCGACGTTTCGCGCAGCAACTCCGCACGTGGCGAAAGCCCGCAGCGGCGCAAGGCGGCAGACGACCTGAAGGCCGGGTTCGCGGGCCTGCGCGACAAGGCCGATGCCGTCGAACAGGCGCAAGGTCTGGAGGCAACGCTGGTCGCGGTTCGCGAAGAGATCGCGGCATACAGCACCCTGCGCACGCTGGCCGCCGCCACCTATCGCGCCAAGGGCACCGACAGCGCGACGCAAGCAGCGGAAGCCACGCCCGATAGCAGCACGCCGACCGCAACCGAAACGGCCACCATCGCCGCCAGCACGCCAGCCGCGACATCCGATGCCGGCGTGTCTGCCGCCACACGCCGCGAATTCGACCGCAACGTCGATTCCGCCCGCGACATCGCGCGCCAAATCGATCGGCTGGCGAGCAGCCGCAAACCGGGATCGAACGCCAGCGACGAAGAGAAAGAAGGCTATCGCATCCGCCAGGCATCGGCCGACGCGGCGAAGCAATACACCAGCTATCTCGACACGCTGGAGGCTTCGATGCGCGGCACCTCGACAGAGGCAGAGGCGCGCAATTCGGTGGTGAAGGCATCGCAGACCAAGTCGTACCTTCAGGCCCTGTTGAACCGGGCCAGAGCGGCGCAGTGA